In the genome of Calliopsis andreniformis isolate RMS-2024a chromosome 10, iyCalAndr_principal, whole genome shotgun sequence, one region contains:
- the LOC143184767 gene encoding uncharacterized protein LOC143184767, translated as MPRPSRDTYGDQKPPYSYISLTAMAIWSSRDKMLPLAEIYKFIADRFPYYRKDTRRWQNSLRHNLSFNDCFIKVPRGPHRPGKGAYWALHPAALSMFENGSLLRRRKRFKLHKPDKELLKSELQALASAMPPPHSESSPVLSISPSAQSSSLTVANLHRIRDDLLRWELQERRLTMATSDNSSSGFPSAEAASSYYLLSPEARQRLTGTDEILRGYESNLLQTGNWSFPGFQVSPYVSQLSYFQTEIPESRQLCPATAEGGITEKTESRTFVDVGRVSVEGVEAKIGSCGILEPGISSQTNIQTEQRKKKKPFTIENIIAPDEERRNPDEGKKGHLLVPRPLYPDFQFGLASAKVPYETAT; from the exons ATGCCTCGACCTTCGAGGGACACTTATGGCGACCAGAAGCCACCCTATTCCTATATTTCACTAACTGCTATGGCGATTTGGTCCTCGAGAGACAAAATGCTACCACTCGCCGAGATCTATAAGTTCATCGCAGACAGGTTCCCGTACTACCGCAAGGACACAAGAAGATGGCAGAACTCCCTGAGGCACAACTTGTCCTTCAACGACTGCTTCATCAAG GTACCCCGAGGTCCTCACCGACCAGGCAAGGGCGCTTACTGGGCCCTGCACCCAGCAGCGCTGTCTATGTTCGAGAACGGCTCTCTCCTTCGCCGTCGGAAGCGTTTCAAGCTCCACAAACCGGACAAAGAGCTTCTGAAATCAGAACTCCAGGCCCTGGCCTCGGCCATGCCACCCCCTCACTCGGAATCCTCCCCCGTCTTATCGATAAGCCCCAGTGCCCAAAGCAGCAGCCTAACAGTGGCGAACCTGCATCGCATTCGGGACGATCTCCTGCGATGGGAGCTCCAGGAACGTCGCCTGACCATGGCGACCAGCGACAACAGCTCCTCAGGCTTCCCCTCGGCGGAGGCTGCGTCTAGTTACTACCTTTTATCACCAGAGGCAAGACAGAGACTCACTGGCACCGACGAGATCCTCCGTGGCTACGAAAGCAATCTCCTCCAGACAGGAAACTGGAGTTTCCCAGGCTTCCAGGTGTCTCCTTACGTGTCCCAGTTGTCCTACTTTCAGACAGAGATCCCCGAAAGCAGGCAGCTCTGCCCAGCCACGGCAGAGGGTGGGATCACAGAAAAGACTGAGTCCAGGACCTTCGTGGACGTGGGCAGAGTCAGCGTGGAGGGTGTCGAGGCGAAAATCGGCTCCTGTGGGATCCTGGAACCGGGGATCTCGAGTCAGACGAATATACAAACCGAACAGCGGAAGAAGAAGAAGCCCTTCACTATCGAGAATATTATAGCACCCGATGAGGAGCGAAGAAATCCTGACGAGGGGAAGAAAGGACACCTGCTAGTGCCCAGACCCCTTTATCCTGACTTCCAGTTCGGTCTGGCCTCGGCGAAAGTCCCTTACGAAACGGCGACTTGA